Proteins found in one Deltaproteobacteria bacterium genomic segment:
- a CDS encoding YvcK family protein, with product MARPHRIVCIGGGTGLPIVLRGFRDYVRQQLPGWESIDLDALTVVVSVTDDGGSSGRLIREYDTLPPGDLRNCLLALADETAEPVMKRFFNHRFGASADAELAGHSAGNLLIVALAQVHGGDLRRAILDISRVLSIRGNILFPTLEPTVLCARLAGGAVVRGESQIARRHDMAPIESVFLARRNGGEAGNCEPYTPEAMPETLAAIAAADAIVLGPGSLYSSVIPNLLAAGVAGAIAGSPARRIYVCNIMTEPGETEDYTVSDHVAAIRRHGGFAPDVVIANRQRIDPAFLAQYAIERLAREYEIVKDSLDQAIRASRRRALGTGSLIENVSEHAHKLKALADELRKISNKEVQVLYDPARERLEPPTRLCEIDGISEVEIEEQGSRKTVIRHDPVALTRAVLDVLRQPPPTGSDPQDC from the coding sequence ATGGCCCGCCCACATCGCATTGTCTGCATCGGTGGCGGCACCGGTCTGCCGATAGTCCTGCGAGGATTTCGCGATTACGTGCGGCAGCAACTGCCGGGCTGGGAGTCGATCGACCTCGATGCCCTGACGGTGGTGGTGTCGGTAACCGATGACGGCGGCAGTTCGGGGCGGCTGATTCGCGAGTACGACACGCTGCCACCGGGCGACCTGCGCAATTGCTTGCTGGCGCTGGCTGATGAGACCGCCGAGCCGGTGATGAAGCGCTTCTTCAATCACCGCTTCGGCGCCTCGGCGGACGCCGAGCTGGCCGGCCACAGCGCCGGCAACCTGCTGATTGTGGCGCTGGCGCAAGTGCACGGCGGCGACCTGCGCCGCGCCATTCTCGACATCAGCCGGGTGCTGTCGATCCGTGGTAACATCTTGTTTCCCACCCTGGAGCCGACGGTGCTGTGCGCCCGGCTCGCCGGCGGCGCAGTGGTTCGCGGCGAGTCACAGATTGCCCGGCGGCACGACATGGCGCCGATCGAGTCGGTATTCCTTGCCCGCCGCAACGGCGGTGAGGCCGGCAACTGCGAACCCTACACCCCCGAGGCCATGCCGGAAACGCTGGCGGCGATCGCCGCGGCCGACGCCATCGTGCTCGGGCCGGGGAGCCTTTACAGCAGCGTGATTCCGAATCTGCTTGCCGCCGGCGTCGCCGGCGCCATCGCCGGTTCACCGGCGCGGCGCATCTACGTCTGCAACATCATGACCGAGCCCGGCGAAACCGAAGACTACACCGTTAGTGACCACGTGGCGGCGATCCGCCGGCACGGCGGCTTCGCCCCCGACGTGGTGATCGCCAACCGCCAGCGCATCGACCCGGCCTTCTTGGCCCAGTACGCCATCGAGCGCTTGGCGCGCGAGTACGAAATCGTCAAGGACTCGCTCGATCAAGCGATTCGGGCCTCGCGCCGGCGCGCGCTCGGCACCGGCTCGCTGATCGAAAACGTCAGCGAGCATGCGCACAAACTAAAAGCCCTGGCCGACGAGCTGCGCAAGATCAGCAACAAAGAAGTGCAGGTGCTCTACGACCCTGCCCGCGAACGGCTCGAGCCGCCCACCCGCCTGTGCGAGATCGACGGCATCAGCGAGGTCGAAATCGAGGAGCAAGGTAGCCGCAAGACCGTCATCCGCCACGACCCGGTGGCGCTGACCCGCGCGGTGTTGGACGTGCTGCGACAACCGCCGCCCACCGGCAGCGATCCGCAAGATTGCTGA
- a CDS encoding CoA transferase: MMALAGIRVVDLSRYAPGPYCTMLLADLGADVVVVEEPPGVGRRVDTEMGVSERTKAFLPMGRNKRSAALDLKNERMRAAFFRLVDRADVVVEGFRPGVAARLGVDYDAVSRRNPRAVYCSISGYGQNGPHAALPGHDLNYISLAGVLGMIGWPGQPPAIPLNVIADFAGGGLFAAFSILAALIARQQTGRGQYIDMAMSDGVLSLACLAASDYFSSGTAPKPGEYYVNGALPCYHVYPTADGKWLSVACMEPWFWQKLCTALGCEQYAAEQFNAEKFPEMFAFLRRRFKEQTRDQWFAELKDRDICVTPVYGLDEALADPHTAARRMIAEVPHPQHGGVRQIGIAPKFSETPGAVRTLAPRPGEHTAEVLAEIGYSAEEIARLIGPHAGE, encoded by the coding sequence ATGATGGCGCTGGCAGGAATCCGAGTCGTGGACCTCTCCCGTTACGCCCCGGGGCCGTACTGCACCATGCTGCTGGCGGACCTCGGCGCCGACGTGGTCGTGGTCGAGGAACCGCCGGGCGTGGGACGCCGGGTCGATACCGAGATGGGCGTGAGCGAACGCACCAAAGCTTTCCTGCCGATGGGCCGCAACAAGCGCTCGGCCGCGCTCGATCTCAAGAACGAGCGGATGCGGGCGGCGTTCTTCCGGCTCGTCGATCGCGCAGACGTGGTGGTCGAGGGTTTCCGGCCCGGCGTAGCCGCGCGGCTGGGCGTTGATTACGACGCGGTCAGCCGGCGTAACCCGCGGGCCGTGTACTGCTCGATCAGCGGCTATGGCCAGAACGGCCCGCACGCCGCGTTGCCCGGACACGACCTCAACTACATCAGTCTGGCCGGTGTGCTGGGGATGATCGGCTGGCCGGGGCAGCCCCCGGCGATTCCGCTCAACGTCATCGCCGACTTCGCCGGCGGCGGGCTGTTCGCCGCCTTCTCGATTCTCGCCGCGCTCATAGCCCGCCAGCAAACGGGGCGGGGCCAATACATCGACATGGCGATGAGCGATGGCGTGCTCTCGCTCGCTTGTTTGGCAGCAAGCGACTACTTCAGCAGCGGCACCGCGCCGAAACCCGGCGAGTACTACGTCAACGGCGCGCTCCCCTGCTACCACGTCTACCCGACCGCCGACGGCAAGTGGCTCAGCGTTGCCTGCATGGAGCCGTGGTTCTGGCAGAAGCTGTGCACCGCCCTCGGCTGCGAGCAGTACGCCGCCGAGCAGTTCAACGCGGAGAAGTTTCCGGAGATGTTTGCGTTCCTGCGCCGGCGCTTCAAAGAGCAGACGCGCGACCAGTGGTTCGCCGAGCTCAAAGACCGGGACATCTGCGTCACTCCCGTCTATGGTTTGGACGAAGCGCTGGCTGATCCGCACACCGCAGCGCGCCGGATGATCGCCGAAGTACCACATCCGCAGCACGGCGGCGTTCGCCAGATCGGTATAGCGCCGAAGTTCTCCGAGACGCCCGGTGCGGTGCGAACGCTGGCTCCCCGGCCGGGCGAGCACACCGCGGAGGTGCTGGCAGAGATCGGCTACTCGGCCGAGGAGATCGCGCGCCTGATTGGCCCACACGCCGGTGAGTGA